The Sediminitomix flava genome includes a window with the following:
- a CDS encoding VOC family protein, with product MINGIKKMDHVGITVPDLAQASLYFKEWFDAEIIGEAWGFKSDDYWMKDYLNVHPRAEIHNIQMMKLPDGTVLELFEYESPDQNVEYPKNSDHGGHHLAFEVDNIDEVVKVLHQNNVPVHGHEATFNDPSADNTKGSFKNIKWIYFQTPWGMDIELVQKL from the coding sequence ATGATCAATGGAATCAAAAAAATGGATCATGTTGGTATTACTGTACCAGATTTAGCACAAGCTTCTCTATATTTTAAGGAATGGTTCGATGCTGAAATAATTGGAGAGGCATGGGGGTTTAAATCGGATGATTACTGGATGAAAGATTACCTAAATGTTCATCCAAGAGCTGAAATTCATAATATTCAAATGATGAAACTACCTGATGGAACAGTGCTAGAATTGTTTGAGTATGAATCTCCTGATCAGAATGTAGAGTATCCTAAAAATAGTGATCATGGAGGACATCATTTAGCGTTTGAGGTAGATAATATTGATGAAGTTGTAAAAGTTCTACATCAGAATAATGTGCCTGTACATGGTCATGAAGCTACTTTTAATGATCCTTCAGCAGATAATACAAAAGGCTCATTTAAGAATATCAAGTGGATTTACTTTCAAACCCCTTGGGGAATGGATATTGAGCTAGTTCAAAAATTATAA
- a CDS encoding GH92 family glycosyl hydrolase, producing the protein MKKIILFHISLCLSILSSFAQDLSEYVNPFIGSTNYGATNPGAIVPRGMVSVVPFNTAGEGTGKEKDSDWVSFPYDHTNTLFSGFSHVNLSGVGCPDLGAIILMPTTGELKVETEEYATTYSQEDASAGYYTNVLDRYGVKTEVSATQRAGISRFHFPAGEANIMMNLGQALSNESGGMVKMVNEQEIEGMRMVGTFCYNDPTSIYPVYFVMKVDQTAERKGIWQKHRKNNGVEGNWMAAYNGQNRILEDAYFPVLGDSLGAFFSYDFAEPTQVEVKIGVSYVSIENARENLEKEIGEKNFEQVVGNAKAQWNEVLSNVAVEGGSEDDKTVFYTSLYHSMIHPNIINDENGDYPVSKTRKTGKVENGDRYTVFSLWDTYRSLHPLLTLLYPEQQLDMVNSMLAIYDESGWLPKWELNSTETFTMVGDPASIVIADTYLKGLDKFDEQKAFEAILKNAYPIESGNPVRPGVAEYIENGYVPVDVELDEKVWGSVSTTLEYAVADWSISQYAKAIGNKEKHKEFLERAYGYRKLFDKNSKFLRPKYANGKWHEPFDPAHGANFQHNIGYVEGNAYQYNLMAQFDIPQLIKLFGGTKEIDKRLEMIFEEGHYDMANEPDIAYPYIYNYMKGYEYKTQERVLKLREEHFTNQPDGIAGNDDTGTMSAWTVFSMMGIYPDAPAVPRYALTTPAFDQITITLDQNHWKGEKITIKKEGNSNLIDAIYVNGKKQKSFFINHSDLVDGAEIIFKMKNQ; encoded by the coding sequence ATGAAAAAAATAATCTTATTCCATATATCACTCTGTCTTAGCATACTCAGCAGTTTTGCACAAGACCTAAGCGAATACGTCAACCCATTTATAGGAAGTACCAATTATGGTGCTACAAATCCTGGAGCTATAGTACCTAGAGGGATGGTCTCTGTTGTGCCATTCAACACCGCAGGAGAAGGAACAGGAAAAGAAAAGGATTCGGATTGGGTTTCTTTTCCCTACGATCATACCAATACATTATTTTCGGGCTTTAGTCACGTCAATTTAAGTGGTGTAGGCTGTCCAGACCTTGGAGCGATCATCCTTATGCCAACTACTGGTGAATTAAAAGTAGAAACAGAAGAATATGCCACTACTTATTCACAAGAAGATGCTAGTGCAGGTTATTATACCAATGTATTAGATCGTTATGGTGTAAAAACAGAAGTCAGTGCGACACAAAGAGCAGGAATTAGCCGTTTTCATTTCCCCGCAGGCGAAGCAAATATTATGATGAACCTCGGGCAAGCCCTTTCCAATGAAAGTGGTGGAATGGTGAAAATGGTCAATGAGCAAGAAATTGAAGGCATGCGAATGGTCGGGACATTCTGTTACAACGACCCAACTTCTATTTATCCTGTCTACTTTGTAATGAAAGTAGATCAAACAGCTGAACGCAAAGGAATTTGGCAGAAACACCGCAAAAACAATGGTGTAGAAGGAAACTGGATGGCGGCTTACAATGGTCAGAACCGTATTTTAGAAGATGCTTATTTCCCTGTGCTTGGAGATTCACTCGGTGCTTTTTTCTCATATGATTTTGCTGAGCCTACCCAAGTAGAAGTGAAAATTGGGGTTTCTTATGTAAGTATTGAAAATGCAAGGGAAAACCTTGAAAAAGAAATTGGAGAAAAGAACTTTGAGCAAGTTGTAGGAAATGCAAAAGCACAATGGAACGAAGTACTTTCAAATGTAGCTGTAGAAGGCGGTTCGGAAGATGACAAAACCGTTTTCTATACGTCATTGTACCATAGCATGATTCATCCAAATATCATCAATGATGAAAACGGTGATTATCCTGTATCCAAAACGCGTAAAACAGGCAAGGTAGAAAATGGCGATCGTTATACAGTTTTCTCACTTTGGGACACCTACCGTAGTCTTCATCCGCTTCTGACTTTACTTTACCCTGAGCAGCAATTGGATATGGTCAATAGCATGTTAGCCATCTACGACGAGTCGGGTTGGTTGCCTAAATGGGAATTGAACTCGACAGAAACTTTCACCATGGTGGGAGACCCTGCCTCTATCGTGATTGCCGATACTTACCTAAAAGGATTGGACAAATTTGATGAGCAAAAAGCATTTGAAGCAATTCTAAAAAATGCATACCCTATTGAGAGTGGAAACCCTGTAAGACCGGGAGTAGCTGAATACATTGAAAATGGCTATGTTCCTGTAGATGTAGAACTAGATGAAAAAGTTTGGGGTTCCGTTTCCACTACTTTAGAATATGCTGTGGCTGACTGGAGTATTTCTCAATACGCAAAAGCCATAGGCAATAAAGAAAAGCATAAAGAATTTTTAGAAAGAGCTTACGGTTACCGAAAGTTATTTGACAAAAACAGCAAATTCCTTCGTCCTAAATATGCAAATGGAAAATGGCATGAGCCTTTCGATCCTGCGCATGGGGCAAACTTCCAACACAACATCGGATATGTAGAAGGAAATGCATACCAATACAACCTGATGGCGCAGTTTGACATTCCTCAACTCATCAAATTGTTTGGAGGAACTAAAGAAATCGACAAGCGTTTGGAAATGATCTTTGAAGAAGGGCATTACGATATGGCAAACGAACCAGATATCGCATATCCATACATCTACAATTATATGAAAGGTTACGAATACAAAACACAAGAGCGTGTCTTGAAACTTCGTGAAGAACATTTCACCAATCAGCCCGATGGAATTGCAGGAAATGACGATACAGGAACAATGTCAGCTTGGACAGTCTTCTCAATGATGGGAATTTATCCAGATGCACCAGCTGTTCCGAGGTATGCTTTAACCACTCCAGCCTTTGACCAGATCACGATTACCTTAGATCAAAACCATTGGAAAGGGGAAAAAATCACGATCAAGAAAGAAGGAAATTCGAACTTGATTGATGCGATTTATGTAAATGGTAAAAAGCAAAAATCTTTTTTCATCAATCACTCCGATTTGGTTGATGGGGCTGAAATTATTTTTAAGATGAAAAACCAATAA
- a CDS encoding GH92 family glycosyl hydrolase produces MKLNIPILSVLIMLVGCSSQIKTTTNTSTSLKYTQFVDPFIGTDGHGHTFPGATVPFGMVQLSPDTGIEGWDWCSGYHASDSSVMGFSHTHLSGTGGGDYGDILLMPTVGEIKTEPGTKANPDEGYRSRFDKAEEKASAGYYSVNLKDYGIQAELTSTTRVGVHRYTFPKSDDAHIILDLKHGISDSPRDTWFEVTSENEIVGLRKSSGWARDQYVYFVAQFSKPFASVAGDREGELLENVKKLEGEKGVKAVLNFNTEENEPIVVKVAISAVSVDGARKNLNAEVTDFDFDRVQKEAERTWNTMLSKIETEGGSKEQNTVFYTALYHSMIAPNVYMDVDHQYRGMDQKIHTATGFTNHTLFSLWDTFRSTHPLFTLVAPEQNNDFIKSMIAKYEQYGQLPIWELSANETGTMIGFHSVPVIVDAFLKGQTNFDPEIAYEAIVAAAEDEDRGLYWFNKEGFIPREKESNSVSKQVEYAYDMWCVAQMAKALGKTEDFEKYSKRATYYKNLFDAETGFIRSKDMYGVWAKDFDPMAISLLGAGDYTEGNAWHYNFFAPQDVNGLMALHGGDEKFAKLIDEMFLQEAVNDNHMAHDVTGLIGQYAQGNEPSHHVIYLYNFAGQPWKTQERIRQVMNEMYTAERDGLSGNEDCGQMSAWYVYSAMGFYPVNPANGEYIIGSPIFPKVTIHMDNGNDFVIEAPKTSDEAIYIQSAKLNGENHPMTMITHEQIEKGGILSFDMATAKSDWGTALEARPTSFAILPSEADQITDDEPYIFRPYVTNESLIFNAETTVELKNVIDGVEIFYTLDGSTPTTNSTTYTNPFEVTSSTLVKAIAVDTDGNTSAVADFDFKNAYYNTGDTFPSLSINYKKHPSYYSGTNGLIDGVYASDNLRDGKWDGISGQNFEAIVDLGDAKSVSNISIGFLENTGSWVFLPKEVIFSVSEDGENFTEVGRTGTDMPNNHPRINVRRFAQATAEGTNARYIKVEAVPYMKLPAWHPGAGNNTWMFTDEIVIEE; encoded by the coding sequence ATGAAACTGAATATTCCTATACTTAGCGTGCTTATAATGCTAGTGGGATGTAGCTCGCAAATCAAAACGACTACGAACACTAGCACATCACTTAAATATACCCAATTTGTTGACCCATTTATCGGAACAGACGGTCATGGTCATACCTTCCCGGGGGCTACTGTACCTTTCGGTATGGTACAACTAAGCCCAGATACGGGCATTGAAGGTTGGGACTGGTGTTCTGGATATCATGCTTCAGACAGCTCAGTCATGGGATTTTCTCATACGCACCTTTCTGGAACTGGTGGAGGTGATTATGGAGATATTCTATTGATGCCAACAGTTGGAGAAATCAAGACAGAACCAGGCACAAAAGCTAATCCAGATGAAGGCTACCGCTCACGTTTCGATAAAGCAGAAGAAAAAGCTTCAGCAGGATATTACAGCGTAAACTTGAAGGATTATGGCATTCAAGCCGAGCTTACTTCAACTACACGTGTAGGTGTTCATAGATATACTTTCCCGAAATCAGATGACGCACATATCATTTTAGACCTCAAGCACGGAATCTCTGATTCTCCAAGAGATACGTGGTTTGAAGTTACTTCTGAAAATGAGATTGTAGGTCTTCGTAAATCTTCGGGATGGGCTAGAGATCAATATGTCTATTTCGTAGCTCAATTCTCTAAACCATTCGCTTCCGTAGCTGGTGATAGAGAAGGTGAACTTTTAGAGAATGTAAAAAAACTAGAAGGTGAAAAAGGAGTAAAAGCTGTATTGAACTTCAATACGGAAGAAAACGAACCGATTGTAGTTAAAGTAGCAATCTCAGCCGTAAGCGTAGATGGTGCTCGTAAAAACTTAAATGCAGAAGTAACTGACTTCGATTTTGACCGAGTACAAAAAGAAGCTGAAAGAACATGGAATACCATGTTAAGCAAAATAGAAACTGAAGGTGGTTCTAAAGAGCAAAACACTGTTTTCTACACTGCACTTTACCACTCAATGATCGCTCCTAATGTTTACATGGATGTAGATCATCAGTACAGAGGTATGGATCAAAAAATTCATACCGCAACAGGCTTCACCAACCATACTTTGTTCTCGCTTTGGGATACATTCCGTTCTACACACCCACTTTTCACATTGGTAGCACCTGAGCAAAATAATGATTTTATCAAATCGATGATTGCCAAATATGAGCAATACGGCCAATTGCCAATTTGGGAGCTTTCAGCAAATGAGACAGGAACTATGATCGGTTTCCATTCTGTACCTGTGATTGTAGATGCATTCTTGAAAGGACAAACCAACTTTGATCCTGAAATAGCCTATGAAGCAATTGTTGCAGCAGCAGAAGACGAAGACAGAGGTTTGTACTGGTTCAATAAAGAAGGATTTATTCCTAGAGAAAAAGAATCAAACTCTGTTTCTAAACAAGTAGAATACGCATACGATATGTGGTGTGTTGCTCAAATGGCAAAAGCATTGGGCAAAACAGAAGATTTTGAGAAATACAGCAAGAGAGCTACTTATTATAAAAACCTTTTCGATGCTGAAACAGGATTTATAAGAAGTAAAGACATGTACGGTGTTTGGGCAAAAGACTTTGACCCAATGGCTATTTCATTGCTAGGAGCTGGTGATTATACGGAAGGAAATGCTTGGCACTACAACTTCTTTGCGCCACAAGATGTAAATGGCTTGATGGCATTGCACGGAGGAGATGAAAAATTTGCCAAATTGATTGACGAAATGTTCTTGCAAGAAGCCGTAAACGATAACCATATGGCACATGATGTTACAGGACTTATCGGACAGTATGCACAAGGAAATGAGCCTTCTCACCATGTGATTTACCTTTACAACTTTGCGGGTCAGCCTTGGAAAACACAAGAGCGTATCCGTCAAGTAATGAACGAAATGTATACGGCTGAACGTGATGGATTGAGTGGAAATGAAGACTGTGGACAAATGTCTGCTTGGTATGTTTATTCTGCCATGGGCTTCTACCCTGTAAACCCTGCCAATGGCGAATACATTATTGGTAGCCCAATCTTCCCTAAAGTGACAATCCATATGGATAATGGAAATGACTTTGTGATCGAAGCTCCAAAAACAAGTGATGAGGCTATCTATATTCAATCCGCAAAATTGAATGGCGAAAACCACCCTATGACCATGATTACGCATGAGCAAATTGAAAAAGGTGGAATTCTCTCATTTGATATGGCTACTGCAAAATCAGATTGGGGTACAGCTCTAGAAGCAAGACCTACTTCATTTGCAATTCTTCCTTCTGAAGCCGATCAAATCACTGACGATGAGCCTTACATTTTCAGACCATACGTCACAAATGAGTCATTGATCTTCAATGCAGAGACTACAGTAGAGCTTAAAAATGTTATAGATGGCGTTGAGATCTTCTATACCCTAGACGGTTCTACACCAACGACAAACAGTACGACATATACAAATCCATTTGAAGTCACCTCTTCTACATTGGTAAAAGCAATAGCTGTAGACACAGACGGAAACACAAGTGCTGTAGCTGATTTTGATTTCAAAAATGCATATTATAATACTGGTGATACATTCCCTAGTCTTTCAATCAACTACAAAAAGCATCCGTCATACTACTCTGGAACAAACGGATTGATTGACGGTGTATATGCTTCAGATAATTTGAGAGATGGAAAATGGGATGGTATTTCTGGCCAAAACTTTGAAGCTATCGTTGATTTGGGCGATGCTAAAAGTGTAAGCAATATCTCTATTGGTTTCTTGGAAAATACAGGTTCATGGGTATTCCTTCCGAAAGAAGTGATCTTCTCAGTTTCTGAAGATGGAGAAAACTTCACAGAAGTAGGAAGAACTGGAACCGACATGCCAAATAATCATCCAAGAATCAATGTTCGCAGATTTGCTCAGGCAACGGCCGAAGGAACAAATGCTCGCTACATCAAAGTAGAAGCTGTTCCTTATATGAAACTTCCAGCTTGGCACCCAGGTGCAGGAAACAACACTTGGATGTTCACTGACGAGATTGTGATTGAGGAATAA